In one window of Helianthus annuus cultivar XRQ/B chromosome 17, HanXRQr2.0-SUNRISE, whole genome shotgun sequence DNA:
- the LOC110925758 gene encoding putative F-box/FBD/LRR-repeat protein At4g13965 isoform X2: MLLLIKVLSDYTVMGLWSYLNFLYSLKNIFLVIDYEGYDRLSSLPDDLIHKILSFIGIKDAINTCVLSSRWRYIWTTLPYLNFSQKNLRTSYVPSKFVTDVLTHRNNLIGLSSITLSYGRLNWYHVEKTLSYALRYDVQKLKLKSLYGHDITGPVSLFNSQSLKHLTLYGGYLVPLLMPTSKWELLGLTTLRLMYVTLYNDNTDDKCIGLFSKCVNLKSLTLAHCTMKGLEGFRICHPRLSHLRIYDGKEKLFRGDQAVHISKDTLHSLENLDLGTLKADASKIFGLLQHLHGVKFLALNVELVEERLQRRRDHNHIDPPGTQTQHHIRIWSTKMTSSLKYLIEQVKAKF; encoded by the exons ATGTTATTACTTATCAAAGTATTATCAGATTATACTGTAATGGGGTTGTGGTCTTACTTGAATTTCttatattctttgaaaaatatttttctagtTATTGATTACGAAGGATATGATAGACTAAGTAGCTTGCCCGATGATCTTATCCATAAAATTCTATCTTTTATTGGGATTAAAGACGCTATTAACACGTGTGTTTTATCATCTAGATGGAGATATATATGGACTACATTACCCTATCTCAACTTCTCACAAAAGAATCTTCGCACTTCATACGTGCCCTCCAAATTTGTTACGGATGTTTTAACTCACCGTAATAATCTAATTGGACTGTCTTCAATCACCCTTAGCTATGGTCGGTTAAACTGGTATCATGTCGAAAAAACTTTAAGTTATGCATTACGTTATGATGTTCAAAAACTGAAACTTAAATCCTTATATGGGCATGACATTACAGGCCCGGTCTCTCTCTTTAATTCTCAGTCTCTAAAACATCTTACTTTGTACGGAGGTTACTTGGTACCATTGCTTATGCCTACATCGAAATGGGAACTCTTAGGTTTAACAACATTGCGTCTTATGTATGTTACATTATATAATGACAATACTGATGATAAGTGCATAGGCCTTTTCTCCAAGTGTGTGAATCTCAAGAGTCTCACCTTAGCTCATTGCACAATGAAGGGATTAGAGGGTTTTCGTATTTGTCATCCTCGTCTTTCTCATCTTCGTATTTATGACGGCAAAGAGAAGCTCTTTCGAGGTGATCAAGCTGTGCATATCTCTAAAGACACTTTGCATTCTTTGGAGAACTTGGATCTCGGTACTTTAAAGGCAGATGCTAGTAAAATATTTGGTCTACTTCAACACCTACATGGTGTCAAGTTTCTTGCACTTAACGTGGAACTCGTTGag GAGAGACTTCAGAGAAGAAGGGATCATAATCATATCGATCCACCAGGCACACAAACTCAACATCACATTCGGATATGGTCGACAAAGATGACGAGTAGTTTGAAATATCTAATTGAGCAAGTTAAAGCAAAGTTTTGA
- the LOC110923018 gene encoding uncharacterized protein LOC110923018 isoform X2 produces the protein MNNFDQLVMETAHQVEFVYDFDRIRRNRDDKVFDEYLLFTALKIFSFGMALCSFALAFKLDFFVNHPTMAKAVSITVLACLFLFVGAVHAVEGILFRILVWLVLALQLAF, from the exons ATGAATAATTTCG ATCAACTTGTCATGGAAACAGCTCACCAAGTCGAATTTGTATACGACTTCGACAGGATACGCCGCAATAGAGAC GATAAGGTTTTCGACGAGTATTTGCTGTTTACAGCATTAAAAATATTTTCGTTTGGTATGGCATTATGCTCTTTCGCACTCGCATTCAAATTGGATTTCTTTGTAAATCACCCGACGATGGCAAAGGCGGTGTCTATCACGGTTCTCGCGTGTCTCTTTCTTTTCGTTGGCGCAGTTCATGCAGTTGAAGGGATTTTATTCAGGATACTCGTTTGGCTTGTTCTGGCTTTACAATTGGCATTTTAG
- the LOC110925758 gene encoding F-box/FBD/LRR-repeat protein At2g04230 isoform X1 — MLLLIKVLSDYTVMGLWSYLNFLYSLKNIFLVIDYEGYDRLSSLPDDLIHKILSFIGIKDAINTCVLSSRWRYIWTTLPYLNFSQKNLRTSYVPSKFVTDVLTHRNNLIGLSSITLSYGRLNWYHVEKTLSYALRYDVQKLKLKSLYGHDITGPVSLFNSQSLKHLTLYGGYLVPLLMPTSKWELLGLTTLRLMYVTLYNDNTDDKCIGLFSKCVNLKSLTLAHCTMKGLEGFRICHPRLSHLRIYDGKEKLFRGDQAVHISKDTLHSLENLDLGTLKADASKIFGLLQHLHGVKFLALNVELVEFLSASMELISSPPSPFTNLKSLEFYEVFRPLEKPLSTEIMKYFLDGSPSASFKLTTYEERLQRRRDHNHIDPPGTQTQHHIRIWSTKMTSSLKYLIEQVKAKF, encoded by the exons ATGTTATTACTTATCAAAGTATTATCAGATTATACTGTAATGGGGTTGTGGTCTTACTTGAATTTCttatattctttgaaaaatatttttctagtTATTGATTACGAAGGATATGATAGACTAAGTAGCTTGCCCGATGATCTTATCCATAAAATTCTATCTTTTATTGGGATTAAAGACGCTATTAACACGTGTGTTTTATCATCTAGATGGAGATATATATGGACTACATTACCCTATCTCAACTTCTCACAAAAGAATCTTCGCACTTCATACGTGCCCTCCAAATTTGTTACGGATGTTTTAACTCACCGTAATAATCTAATTGGACTGTCTTCAATCACCCTTAGCTATGGTCGGTTAAACTGGTATCATGTCGAAAAAACTTTAAGTTATGCATTACGTTATGATGTTCAAAAACTGAAACTTAAATCCTTATATGGGCATGACATTACAGGCCCGGTCTCTCTCTTTAATTCTCAGTCTCTAAAACATCTTACTTTGTACGGAGGTTACTTGGTACCATTGCTTATGCCTACATCGAAATGGGAACTCTTAGGTTTAACAACATTGCGTCTTATGTATGTTACATTATATAATGACAATACTGATGATAAGTGCATAGGCCTTTTCTCCAAGTGTGTGAATCTCAAGAGTCTCACCTTAGCTCATTGCACAATGAAGGGATTAGAGGGTTTTCGTATTTGTCATCCTCGTCTTTCTCATCTTCGTATTTATGACGGCAAAGAGAAGCTCTTTCGAGGTGATCAAGCTGTGCATATCTCTAAAGACACTTTGCATTCTTTGGAGAACTTGGATCTCGGTACTTTAAAGGCAGATGCTAGTAAAATATTTGGTCTACTTCAACACCTACATGGTGTCAAGTTTCTTGCACTTAACGTGGAACTCGTTGag TTTCTTTCTGCTTCCATGGAACTAATCTCAAGTCCACCTTCTCCATTTACTAATTTAAAGAGTTTAGAATTTTACGAAGTATTTAGACCTCTTGAAAAACCTTTATCTACTGAAATCATGAAGTATTTTCTAGATGGTTCTCCAAGTGCTTCCTTCAAATTAACCACGTACGAG GAGAGACTTCAGAGAAGAAGGGATCATAATCATATCGATCCACCAGGCACACAAACTCAACATCACATTCGGATATGGTCGACAAAGATGACGAGTAGTTTGAAATATCTAATTGAGCAAGTTAAAGCAAAGTTTTGA
- the LOC110923018 gene encoding uncharacterized protein LOC110923018 isoform X1 — protein sequence MAPNSNRISDDEIDNYGIDQLVMETAHQVEFVYDFDRIRRNRDDKVFDEYLLFTALKIFSFGMALCSFALAFKLDFFVNHPTMAKAVSITVLACLFLFVGAVHAVEGILFRILVWLVLALQLAF from the exons ATGGCTCCAAATTCAAATCGAATTTCTGATGATGAAATCGACAACTACGGAATCG ATCAACTTGTCATGGAAACAGCTCACCAAGTCGAATTTGTATACGACTTCGACAGGATACGCCGCAATAGAGAC GATAAGGTTTTCGACGAGTATTTGCTGTTTACAGCATTAAAAATATTTTCGTTTGGTATGGCATTATGCTCTTTCGCACTCGCATTCAAATTGGATTTCTTTGTAAATCACCCGACGATGGCAAAGGCGGTGTCTATCACGGTTCTCGCGTGTCTCTTTCTTTTCGTTGGCGCAGTTCATGCAGTTGAAGGGATTTTATTCAGGATACTCGTTTGGCTTGTTCTGGCTTTACAATTGGCATTTTAG